Proteins encoded within one genomic window of Desertibacillus haloalkaliphilus:
- a CDS encoding electron transfer flavoprotein subunit alpha/FixB family protein yields the protein MAKKVLVLGEVRDNELRNVTFEAIAAGKTVANDGEVVGVLFGEDISGLANQFIQYGADRVITVERPELKDFTTDAYSQAFLQVTETEKPEAIIIGHTAAGKDLAPRIATKLDAGLISDAVAIDVNGDEVVFTRPIYSGKAFEKKAVKEGMIFATIRPNNIQPLELDESRTGEVTSVDVELKDLRTVIKDVVRKATSGVDLSEAKVIVAGGRGVKSEDGFKSLEPLAETLGAAVGASRGACDAEYCDYSLQIGQTGKVVTPDLYFAIGISGAIQHLAGMSNSKVIVAINKDPEAPIFEIADYGIVGDLFEVTPLLTEELKKELYSNA from the coding sequence ATGGCGAAAAAGGTATTAGTTTTAGGAGAAGTTCGTGACAATGAACTACGAAATGTAACATTTGAAGCGATAGCTGCTGGGAAAACCGTAGCAAATGACGGAGAAGTTGTCGGCGTATTATTTGGCGAGGATATTAGTGGTTTAGCTAATCAATTCATTCAGTATGGAGCGGATCGTGTTATAACGGTAGAGCGCCCTGAACTTAAAGACTTTACAACCGATGCTTACTCGCAAGCATTCCTCCAAGTTACTGAAACTGAGAAACCTGAAGCGATTATTATCGGTCATACAGCAGCAGGAAAGGATTTAGCTCCACGTATCGCAACGAAACTTGATGCTGGCTTAATTTCTGATGCAGTCGCTATTGATGTCAATGGTGATGAAGTCGTGTTTACACGTCCTATTTACTCTGGGAAAGCATTTGAGAAAAAAGCTGTCAAAGAAGGAATGATTTTTGCAACGATCCGTCCAAATAACATCCAGCCATTAGAATTGGATGAGTCAAGAACAGGTGAGGTTACAAGCGTTGATGTCGAACTAAAAGACTTACGCACCGTAATCAAAGACGTTGTCCGCAAAGCTACAAGTGGTGTTGACCTTTCAGAAGCAAAAGTAATCGTCGCTGGCGGCCGTGGAGTAAAGAGTGAAGATGGTTTTAAATCATTAGAACCACTAGCAGAAACATTAGGAGCTGCTGTTGGGGCATCTCGAGGCGCGTGTGATGCAGAATATTGCGACTACTCGTTACAAATCGGGCAAACAGGTAAAGTCGTTACACCAGATTTATATTTTGCGATCGGAATCTCTGGCGCGATTCAGCACTTGGCGGGGATGTCAAATTCGAAAGTGATCGTAGCGATCAACAAAGATCCAGAAGCTCCAATTTTTGAAATTGCTGATTATGGCATCGTTGGTGACTTATTTGAAGTCACCCCTCTACTAACCGAAGAATTGAAAAAAGAACTCTATTCCAATGCATAA
- a CDS encoding 3-hydroxyacyl-CoA dehydrogenase, producing MNNLAVIGAGTMGRGIGYAGALAGFQVKLQDIHEESLQKADKYLQKQFDKSVDRGYITKEQAKEALANITYTTDIREAAKNVDLVIEAVLERMELKTKIFKQLDEIAPPHAILATNTSTMSPTEIAAQTNRPDQCIAMHFFNPVPKMKLIEVICGLETSEETIEKAFAIGEKMGKECVKVNEFPGFAVSRMNCLIGNEAMNMVMEGVASPEDVDKAMKLGLNHPMGPLELADLVGLDTRLRNMEYLHQTLGEKYRPCPILVKYVKAGRLGRKTGKGFYNYS from the coding sequence ATCAACAACCTAGCAGTGATTGGAGCTGGAACAATGGGCAGAGGCATCGGTTATGCCGGTGCTCTCGCCGGGTTCCAAGTAAAGCTTCAAGATATTCATGAAGAATCTCTTCAAAAGGCGGATAAGTACTTACAAAAGCAATTCGATAAAAGTGTAGATCGAGGCTACATAACCAAAGAACAAGCAAAGGAAGCGTTAGCAAATATTACGTATACAACCGATATACGTGAAGCCGCCAAAAATGTAGATCTTGTCATTGAAGCCGTATTAGAGCGTATGGAGTTAAAAACAAAAATCTTTAAACAGCTCGATGAAATTGCACCACCCCATGCGATATTAGCTACGAACACGTCGACGATGAGCCCGACTGAAATCGCAGCCCAAACGAATAGACCGGACCAATGCATTGCGATGCACTTCTTCAATCCGGTACCAAAAATGAAATTAATCGAGGTCATTTGCGGTCTCGAAACATCCGAGGAAACAATTGAAAAAGCATTCGCGATTGGAGAAAAAATGGGGAAAGAGTGTGTGAAGGTCAACGAATTTCCTGGCTTTGCTGTCAGTCGAATGAATTGCTTGATTGGCAATGAAGCAATGAATATGGTCATGGAAGGTGTCGCATCACCAGAAGATGTCGATAAAGCAATGAAACTCGGGCTCAACCATCCAATGGGTCCGCTTGAGTTAGCCGATCTTGTTGGACTTGATACACGACTGCGCAACATGGAATACCTTCACCAAACATTAGGTGAAAAATACAGACCATGCCCAATATTAGTGAAATATGTGAAAGCAGGGCGATTAGGAAGAAAAACCGGAAAAGGGTTTTATAACTATTCATAA
- a CDS encoding acyl-CoA dehydrogenase family protein — protein MDFNLSEDIQFLKRNIRDFVKNEVDPLAAEIEETDEIPAKIVDMSKEMGLFGLSIPEEYGGLGIGMVGKCALYEEVGKTHNGYTTLIGAHTGIGSVGIVEMGNEQQKQKYLPEMAQGEKIGAFALTEPSAGSHATNLKTTAVKKGDKYILNGSKHYITNAPIADVFTVMAVTDPAKGAKGITSFIVEKDFPGFKVGALEKKMGLKGSQSAELFFEDCEVPAENVLGEEGQGYVNALKILANGRAGLAARNLGSCQKLLDLTMEFVEERKQFNVPIIEHQAVAHMVAEMAMDTEALRSFTYRVAWMVDQGEKLIKEAAMLKLFGSEVYHRVADKAVQIHGGIGYISDYPIERYYRDARITRIYEGTSEIQKNIISGQLRKEYQ, from the coding sequence GTGGATTTTAATTTAAGTGAAGACATTCAATTTCTCAAGCGAAACATTCGTGATTTTGTAAAAAACGAAGTCGACCCACTAGCTGCAGAAATTGAAGAAACTGATGAAATCCCAGCGAAAATAGTTGATATGTCAAAGGAGATGGGGCTGTTCGGCTTAAGCATACCTGAAGAGTACGGTGGACTTGGTATTGGTATGGTTGGAAAATGTGCCCTATATGAAGAAGTAGGCAAAACTCATAATGGTTACACGACCTTAATCGGTGCCCATACGGGAATTGGTTCTGTTGGGATTGTAGAAATGGGAAATGAGCAACAAAAGCAAAAGTATTTACCTGAAATGGCCCAAGGGGAAAAAATCGGGGCATTTGCATTAACGGAACCATCTGCTGGTTCACATGCAACAAACTTAAAAACTACCGCGGTCAAAAAAGGTGACAAATATATTCTTAATGGGTCAAAACACTATATTACAAATGCCCCAATTGCTGATGTATTTACCGTAATGGCAGTGACCGATCCTGCAAAAGGAGCAAAAGGAATTACATCGTTTATCGTTGAAAAGGACTTTCCAGGCTTTAAGGTTGGTGCCCTAGAAAAGAAAATGGGCTTAAAAGGTTCACAATCAGCAGAATTATTTTTTGAAGATTGTGAAGTCCCAGCTGAAAATGTCCTTGGCGAGGAAGGTCAAGGGTATGTAAATGCTCTCAAAATATTAGCCAACGGTCGGGCTGGTTTAGCCGCTCGTAATCTAGGCTCATGTCAAAAGCTACTAGATTTAACGATGGAATTTGTAGAAGAACGAAAACAATTTAATGTGCCGATCATTGAGCACCAAGCGGTTGCACATATGGTTGCCGAAATGGCGATGGACACTGAAGCTCTACGTTCGTTCACATATCGGGTCGCTTGGATGGTCGACCAAGGTGAAAAACTAATCAAAGAAGCCGCGATGTTAAAGCTTTTCGGCTCTGAAGTATACCACCGGGTCGCAGATAAAGCAGTCCAAATCCACGGTGGAATTGGGTATATCTCAGACTACCCAATTGAACGCTACTACCGTGACGCAAGAATTACTCGAATCTATGAAGGGACTTCAGAGATTCAAAAGAACATTATTTCTGGTCAACTACGTAAAGAGTATCAATAA
- a CDS encoding thiolase family protein codes for MSNEIVIVSAVRTAVGRFGGSLKDINSGELGATVIKEAIQRAGISPEQVDEVILGEVRQSTESSNVARVAALRAGVPETAPAFTVNRLCASGMQAITSGVQQIISNQADIVVAGGTESMSKAPIYLRNSRFGEGNPTIVDSNVENGQQPQEIFGSHLGMGITAENVAERYQISREDQDAFAVLSQQKAAKAIENERFKDEIIPVQVKERKNSFLFDTDEHPRPKTTVEKLAQLKPAFRQNGTVTAGNACGRNDGSAAVVLMTAEKAKSLGVKPLARIVDWSTAGVSPEVMGVGPVPALEKLLKKTGKSIEEVGLIELNEAFASQALAVIREAKLDIDKVNVNGGAIALGHPLGATGCKIVTSLIYEMLKRDEKYGVATLCVGGGQGMAIMIEQLQS; via the coding sequence ATGAGTAATGAAATCGTCATTGTAAGTGCTGTCCGCACAGCTGTGGGCCGCTTCGGCGGCTCCCTAAAGGATATAAATTCAGGTGAATTAGGTGCAACCGTAATCAAGGAAGCGATTCAACGCGCGGGAATATCCCCCGAACAAGTTGATGAAGTTATTTTAGGAGAGGTTCGTCAGTCAACTGAATCATCAAATGTTGCACGAGTGGCTGCCTTACGTGCAGGTGTACCTGAAACGGCCCCTGCTTTTACAGTCAATCGTTTATGTGCCTCTGGTATGCAAGCGATTACATCCGGGGTACAACAAATAATCTCCAACCAAGCAGACATTGTCGTCGCTGGTGGGACGGAGAGTATGAGTAAGGCACCGATCTATTTAAGAAATTCTCGTTTTGGTGAAGGCAATCCAACCATTGTTGATTCAAACGTTGAAAATGGACAACAACCACAAGAAATCTTCGGCAGCCACTTAGGGATGGGAATCACCGCAGAAAATGTTGCCGAACGATACCAAATTTCTCGGGAAGATCAAGACGCTTTTGCCGTTTTAAGTCAACAAAAAGCGGCTAAGGCGATTGAAAATGAGCGATTTAAAGATGAAATCATCCCTGTACAGGTAAAGGAAAGAAAAAACAGCTTCTTGTTTGATACCGATGAACACCCAAGACCAAAGACAACGGTCGAAAAGCTCGCACAACTAAAACCAGCCTTCCGTCAAAATGGCACAGTCACTGCTGGAAATGCCTGTGGAAGAAATGATGGTTCAGCAGCCGTTGTCCTCATGACAGCAGAAAAAGCAAAGTCACTTGGAGTAAAGCCACTAGCTAGAATCGTTGATTGGTCCACAGCAGGCGTTTCACCAGAAGTGATGGGGGTTGGTCCTGTACCTGCATTAGAAAAGCTACTGAAAAAAACAGGTAAATCGATTGAAGAGGTCGGGTTAATCGAATTAAATGAAGCATTTGCCTCCCAAGCATTAGCGGTCATCCGCGAAGCAAAATTAGATATTGATAAAGTCAATGTCAATGGAGGAGCGATTGCATTAGGTCACCCACTTGGTGCAACAGGTTGTAAAATCGTTACATCTCTAATTTATGAAATGCTCAAACGAGATGAAAAATATGGTGTCGCCACCCTTTGTGTAGGTGGAGGTCAGGGTATGGCCATTATGATCGAACAACTTCAGAGCTAA
- a CDS encoding TAXI family TRAP transporter solute-binding subunit: MKVKLFILSISISIVALLTSACGSSEGSSSGLFQSHISGPTASGWYPLSVLLSDIWMDEIEGMNMTVVEGGAIGNIRDVNSGRDVQSGIAFASDFADARQGIGAFEDDKQENVMAIGTLYPNWWNFAVLDNSSIETLEDFIEQGGHLAPGQHGDASAQTAQRVFRAMGYEFEDLEESGSRVTFENYGDALNQLRDGLIDMVVQGGAPNATGLSEIDSTRPVRLISIPDDVLQKLDEEDYGYTIDMDLPANTYKNQTEDISTVVTMALLIVNKDMDEEVVYEMTKSLWENLDRINEEQPTRGKWFDPEVGYSEVYDPENTLHPGALRYYQEIGVAE, translated from the coding sequence ATGAAAGTCAAATTATTTATTTTATCAATTTCAATTTCAATCGTAGCTCTGTTGACTTCTGCTTGTGGTAGTAGTGAAGGTTCTTCATCTGGATTATTCCAATCGCACATTAGTGGACCTACCGCTTCAGGATGGTATCCGTTATCAGTCCTTTTGTCAGACATTTGGATGGATGAAATTGAAGGTATGAACATGACTGTTGTTGAGGGTGGAGCGATCGGGAACATTCGCGATGTAAATTCAGGAAGAGACGTACAATCAGGAATTGCATTTGCATCTGATTTCGCTGATGCTAGACAAGGAATTGGTGCCTTTGAAGATGACAAACAAGAAAATGTTATGGCAATTGGAACACTATATCCAAACTGGTGGAATTTTGCTGTATTAGATAACAGTTCTATCGAAACCCTAGAAGATTTTATTGAACAAGGCGGTCATCTCGCACCAGGACAGCATGGAGACGCGAGTGCCCAAACAGCGCAAAGAGTTTTCCGCGCGATGGGCTATGAATTTGAGGACCTAGAAGAAAGTGGCTCAAGAGTAACCTTTGAAAATTATGGAGATGCACTAAACCAGCTTCGTGACGGCCTTATCGATATGGTTGTTCAAGGCGGGGCACCTAACGCAACAGGATTATCAGAGATCGACTCAACAAGACCTGTTCGTCTCATTTCTATACCAGATGATGTCCTTCAAAAACTAGACGAGGAAGACTATGGCTATACGATTGATATGGACTTGCCTGCCAATACGTATAAAAATCAAACAGAAGATATTTCTACCGTAGTCACAATGGCATTACTAATTGTAAATAAAGACATGGATGAGGAAGTTGTCTATGAAATGACCAAATCACTATGGGAAAATCTAGATCGAATCAATGAAGAGCAACCAACACGAGGCAAATGGTTTGACCCAGAAGTTGGATACTCAGAAGTTTACGATCCTGAAAACACATTACACCCAGGAGCCTTACGTTATTATCAAGAAATTGGTGTGGCAGAATAA
- a CDS encoding TRAP transporter permease — translation MTKDRKAGQADHEKIDLSLEKETMTTNIEKVIYNPDRWSSIYRSWRLLLSIFSIGLALYIIYSAAFTSLPGWQHRAVFTSIALLLCFSYIPYKKGNKQMHPIFDLLPLLLSGILLISSFFVYPDIMYRQGNPSFIDLTLGTLMILLIIEGVRRTIGTAMAVLTLFFWMYIFIGPWFPGLMAHQGFSYGRMIDTMFVSTNGIFSDPIYIASTVLILFLIFASLLLKSGAGQFFIEFAFALTGRMRGGPALASVVSSGLMATITGNGAANATMTGSFTIPLMRKVGYSRTFSGAVEAVASQGGQIMPPIMGAAAFIMAEYTGIPFIQIAGYALIPAILFFFVAGVVIYLQARKQGLEGLPKEKLPNFWEVMFKKGYLISPLVVIIAMMIMGYSPIMAGLWAIITILVISLFKKETRMNFMDLLASLDSCIRNAIPTVMACAAAGIITGAVIMTGLGTRFSRMAVELSGGELLPLLLLIMIASIILGMGMPTVSAYVILATVGAGALVQMDVPVIAAHFFVFYFGIFSGITPPVAITSYITAGIAGGNPLQTAFQSLKIGLAGFILPYMLVYNPAMILEGSTLQIIIGVFTCTIGLVSFAAFIQGYLITKTPIVQRIMLLFSALLLVAQGTLTDLIGVGLIASIVIMQMLQKSSNGALDTNLKQTGS, via the coding sequence ATGACAAAGGATAGAAAAGCAGGTCAAGCTGATCATGAAAAAATAGACCTTTCTCTTGAAAAAGAAACAATGACAACCAATATAGAAAAGGTAATCTATAACCCTGATCGCTGGTCTTCCATCTATCGTTCATGGCGTTTATTACTTTCTATTTTTTCAATTGGCTTAGCTCTCTACATCATTTATAGTGCAGCGTTTACTAGCCTTCCAGGCTGGCAGCACCGTGCAGTGTTTACGTCCATTGCGTTACTGCTCTGTTTTAGTTATATCCCTTACAAAAAGGGCAACAAACAAATGCACCCCATTTTCGATCTACTTCCGTTACTGTTATCAGGGATCCTGCTGATTTCTTCATTCTTTGTATATCCTGATATTATGTATCGCCAAGGGAATCCTTCCTTTATTGACCTTACGCTCGGTACACTAATGATCCTATTAATTATCGAAGGTGTACGCAGAACGATTGGAACTGCCATGGCGGTCTTAACGTTATTCTTTTGGATGTATATCTTCATTGGGCCATGGTTTCCTGGTTTAATGGCTCATCAAGGGTTCAGCTATGGAAGAATGATCGACACAATGTTTGTTTCTACAAATGGAATTTTCTCAGATCCGATCTACATTGCATCAACAGTATTAATTTTGTTCTTGATCTTTGCGTCATTACTTCTAAAGTCAGGAGCAGGGCAGTTCTTTATTGAATTTGCATTTGCATTGACTGGAAGAATGAGGGGTGGACCTGCACTCGCTTCAGTTGTATCTAGTGGGTTAATGGCGACTATTACAGGAAATGGTGCAGCTAATGCTACCATGACAGGTTCATTCACGATCCCATTAATGAGAAAGGTAGGCTATTCGCGTACATTTTCTGGCGCAGTAGAAGCAGTCGCTTCTCAAGGTGGTCAAATCATGCCACCGATCATGGGGGCCGCAGCCTTTATTATGGCTGAGTATACAGGGATACCTTTTATCCAAATTGCTGGTTATGCACTAATCCCTGCCATCTTATTCTTTTTCGTTGCTGGTGTCGTGATTTACCTTCAAGCACGGAAGCAGGGATTAGAAGGACTCCCTAAAGAAAAACTCCCTAACTTTTGGGAAGTTATGTTTAAAAAAGGTTATTTAATCTCCCCTCTAGTTGTCATTATTGCCATGATGATTATGGGGTATAGTCCAATTATGGCAGGCCTATGGGCGATCATTACGATCCTTGTTATCAGTTTATTTAAAAAAGAAACGAGAATGAACTTCATGGACTTACTAGCATCACTGGATAGCTGTATACGTAATGCTATTCCAACGGTGATGGCATGTGCGGCTGCTGGTATTATTACAGGTGCAGTGATCATGACCGGATTAGGAACACGATTTTCTAGAATGGCAGTAGAATTATCTGGTGGTGAATTGTTACCATTACTGCTATTAATTATGATCGCTTCTATTATTTTAGGGATGGGAATGCCAACGGTATCTGCCTATGTTATTTTAGCAACGGTTGGAGCAGGGGCACTCGTTCAAATGGATGTTCCAGTCATCGCTGCTCACTTCTTTGTCTTTTATTTTGGGATCTTTTCAGGTATTACACCACCAGTTGCGATTACCTCCTATATAACAGCAGGTATTGCTGGTGGTAACCCATTACAAACAGCCTTTCAATCTTTGAAAATTGGTTTGGCAGGATTTATATTACCGTATATGCTCGTATATAATCCCGCGATGATCCTTGAAGGAAGTACACTACAAATTATCATTGGTGTGTTCACTTGTACCATTGGTTTAGTTTCCTTCGCTGCCTTTATTCAAGGGTATTTAATTACGAAAACACCAATTGTACAGCGGATCATGTTGCTTTTCTCAGCATTACTGCTCGTTGCTCAAGGTACTCTCACTGACCTTATTGGGGTTGGCTTAATAGCATCTATTGTTATTATGCAGATGTTACAAAAGTCGTCTAACGGGGCTTTAGATACGAATTTAAAACAAACGGGTTCATAA
- a CDS encoding SDR family oxidoreductase, producing MSVFQLFDLTGKVALITGGGRGLGKQMAEAYADAGCDIIVCSRKLENCEDTAAALKEKGVRTKAFACDVTNEEDVDRVVQEVIEEFGKIDVLVNNSGATWGADVEEMPVDAWDKVMNVNVKGTFLMSQKVGKHMIENQSGKIINISSVAGVKAEPPEVLNAIGYSTSKAAVIHFTKDLARKWAHHGIYVNSIAPGFFPSKMTKAVLENRGDTITSNIPLKRIGDENMLKGAALYLASSASDFVTGHTILVDGGAHL from the coding sequence ATGTCTGTATTTCAATTATTTGATTTAACTGGAAAAGTAGCCCTAATTACAGGTGGAGGAAGAGGATTAGGAAAACAAATGGCAGAGGCTTACGCAGATGCAGGGTGTGACATTATTGTCTGTTCGAGAAAGCTCGAAAACTGTGAAGATACTGCCGCTGCTTTAAAAGAAAAAGGAGTTCGAACTAAAGCTTTTGCCTGTGATGTAACGAATGAAGAGGATGTCGACCGAGTTGTCCAGGAGGTAATTGAAGAATTTGGAAAAATTGATGTTTTAGTGAATAATAGCGGGGCCACATGGGGTGCAGATGTAGAAGAGATGCCTGTAGATGCGTGGGATAAAGTGATGAATGTTAATGTAAAGGGTACATTTCTAATGTCTCAAAAAGTAGGGAAGCATATGATCGAAAATCAATCAGGTAAAATTATTAACATCTCATCCGTTGCAGGCGTCAAAGCTGAACCACCCGAAGTACTTAACGCAATTGGTTATAGTACAAGTAAAGCAGCCGTTATTCACTTCACAAAAGACCTTGCAAGAAAATGGGCTCACCACGGAATATATGTGAACTCAATTGCACCAGGCTTTTTCCCATCAAAAATGACAAAAGCCGTCCTTGAGAATAGAGGAGATACGATTACTTCCAACATCCCTCTCAAACGAATTGGCGACGAAAATATGTTAAAAGGAGCTGCACTTTATTTAGCATCTAGTGCAAGCGACTTTGTTACTGGACATACAATTCTTGTTGATGGTGGTGCTCATTTATAA
- a CDS encoding MFS transporter, with product METVQPQQLGAKKLIKNENLFYIALFLNVLITVMNTTMFNIAIPTISSHFQLSATLASWIVTCYSVVFAIGTVLYGRLSGIYPIKRLLTIGLCLLGIGSVIGMVANAYYLLLIARLLQAAGACSISALGMIMVTRYIPAEQKGAAMGKIAAASTLGFGLGPLFGGLLTEYFGWMFLFAISLLGVLMIPIYRLNIPEESTKRDHFDVFGLIYLCLGAISLLLFITTENVGFIFGILSILLFWRHINRVDHPFIAPALLKTKPYVTILMIGFLVFFINFSVLFISPLLLATIHAVTVAKIGLLIFPGAICSALISILLGKALDSIGVVTIIGSGITSILIGAFLFSSFSYLSEWTILFFYLLSSLGFACITMGLPNFLSSFLPQEDFPSGFGILQLLQFFGGATGVSVSGKILDMSATNTIAVNLFWNDTDASFSNAYLLLVLLAIIALFVFAYFKHVKVGGIANER from the coding sequence TTGGAAACTGTACAACCACAGCAATTAGGTGCGAAAAAGCTCATAAAAAATGAAAATCTATTTTATATCGCCCTATTTTTAAACGTTTTAATCACGGTTATGAATACAACGATGTTCAATATTGCAATTCCTACGATCTCATCTCACTTTCAACTAAGTGCGACTCTTGCGTCTTGGATTGTGACTTGTTACTCCGTTGTTTTTGCAATCGGAACGGTGTTGTACGGCAGGTTATCTGGAATCTATCCTATTAAGCGTCTCCTAACTATTGGATTGTGTTTACTAGGGATAGGCTCAGTGATTGGCATGGTAGCAAATGCCTATTATTTATTACTAATTGCTAGACTATTGCAAGCAGCAGGCGCATGTTCAATCTCTGCACTAGGGATGATCATGGTCACACGCTATATACCAGCTGAACAAAAGGGAGCAGCAATGGGTAAAATTGCTGCTGCTTCCACGTTAGGATTTGGGTTAGGTCCGCTTTTTGGTGGTTTACTCACCGAATATTTCGGCTGGATGTTTTTATTTGCGATCAGCCTGCTTGGTGTCTTAATGATTCCGATCTATCGTCTCAATATACCAGAGGAATCCACGAAGCGTGACCATTTTGATGTCTTTGGTCTTATCTATCTTTGTCTAGGTGCGATATCATTATTACTTTTTATCACGACGGAAAATGTCGGGTTTATATTCGGGATCCTTTCCATACTATTGTTTTGGCGCCACATCAACCGAGTGGACCATCCATTTATCGCACCAGCACTATTAAAAACGAAACCGTATGTAACGATTCTCATGATTGGATTTTTAGTATTTTTTATTAATTTTTCAGTGTTATTTATTAGTCCACTGCTATTAGCAACCATTCATGCAGTCACAGTCGCTAAAATAGGTTTACTTATCTTCCCAGGAGCGATCTGCTCGGCTCTTATCTCGATCTTGTTAGGGAAGGCGCTAGATTCTATAGGCGTTGTTACAATTATCGGCTCAGGAATTACCTCAATTTTAATCGGAGCATTCCTATTTTCTAGCTTTAGCTATCTATCGGAGTGGACGATTTTATTTTTTTACCTGTTATCAAGTCTCGGTTTTGCTTGTATTACGATGGGGTTACCGAACTTCTTATCAAGTTTTTTACCTCAAGAAGACTTTCCTTCAGGATTTGGCATTCTTCAGTTATTACAGTTTTTTGGTGGAGCAACAGGTGTTTCCGTATCGGGGAAAATCCTCGATATGAGTGCAACTAACACCATAGCTGTTAATTTATTTTGGAACGATACTGACGCTTCGTTCAGTAATGCTTATTTGTTG